In one window of Mercurialis annua linkage group LG4, ddMerAnnu1.2, whole genome shotgun sequence DNA:
- the LOC126676353 gene encoding probable terpene synthase 6: MATQESRPPPPNFPPGLWGSILASVSLSTPNIEPKEIETLKEKAKEMLLISTEDLLQNIELINLLCRLGLSYHFESEIDEQLSYIFSNLNLDDLSDDFDSGSDLHNMATLFQILRQHGYNVSCDVFKKFKDCDGNFKKTITNDSRGILSLYEATFVGMHGEEDILDKARSFARPLLESLATESDSHLAQYIKNALRVPFHRGLPRLEARKYICFYQHQENHNETLLKFAKLDFNRVQLMYRQEIAFLLRWWEDLNLEKDCHYARWDRIVEGYLLGVGAHFEPQFSLSRIFLGKFIQLVSLLDDTYDSYGTLEELKCLTNAFERFTMDASDEIPSEHTNIIYKEYINFFEDMEKDAIKKGRCYIVHHTKEKFKELVRSYHLEAQWYHGGYLPSFNEYMKNALISSSFDVLTPIAFIGMETIAGVEEYKWLETNPKIVQASKVSARLLNDMVARKDELKKGHCLSWDCYMKEHGVSKEKAIEEMKKMVEDAWKDMNEEIMKPNSIAMPLLMTSLNLGRVMDVVYTDCRDGFTYSLNSEDVVNQLFFEQLPH, encoded by the exons AATATCGAGCCGAAGGAAATCGAAACGctaaaagaaaaagcaaaagaaatGCTTTTGATTTCCACAGAGGATTTACTCCAAAATATTGAGTTGATCAATTTACTATGCCGCCTTGGCCTGTCATATCATTTTGAAAGTGAAATTGACGAGCAGTTGTCTTATATATTTAGCAACCTTAACCTCGATGATCTGTCTGATGATTTTGATAGCGGCTCCGATCTCCACAACATGGCAACattgtttcaaattttaagaCAACATGGATATAACGTATCTTGTG ATGTGTTCAAGAAATTCAAAGACTGTGATGGTAATTTCAAGAAAACGATAACCAATGATTCAAGAGGCATCTTGAGCCTATACGAAGCCACATTTGTAGGCATGCATGGAGAAGAAGATATTCTTGATAAAGCGCGATCTTTCGCAAGGCCGTTGTTGGAATCTCTGGCAACAGAATCAGACTCGCATCTCGCACAATACATTAAGAATGCCTTGAGAGTTCCATTCCACAGAGGATTGCCAAGATTAGAGGCTAGGAAATACATTTGTTTCTACCAACACCAAGAGAATCATAATGAAACTCTACTCAAGTTTGCAAAACTCGATTTTAATCGCGTCCAGTTGATGTACCGACAGGAGATAGCCTTTCTTTTAAG GTGGTGGGAAGATCTAAATCTTGAAAAAGATTGTCATTATGCTAGATGGGACAGAATCGTAGAGGGATATTTGTTGGGAGTTGGGGCACATTTTGAACCTCAATTTTCTCTTTCTCGCATATTTCTTGGCAAGTTCATACAACTTGTATCACTGTTAGATGATACATATGATTCCTATGGTACGCTGGAAGAACTAAAATGCCTTACTAATGCATTTGAGAG GTTCACCATGGATGCCTCAGATGAGATACCTTCAGAACATACCAATATTATTTATAAGGAATACATAAATTTCTTTGAGGATATGGAGAAAGATGCTATCAAGAAAGGGAGATGTTACATTGTTCATCACACAAAGGAGAAA TTCAAGGAACTGGTGAGATCCTACCATCTTGAAGCGCAATGGTATCATGGTGGATATTTGCCATCATTCAATGAGTATATGAAAAATGCATTGATCTCGAGCAGTTTTGATGTACTTACGCCAATTGCCTTCATCGGAATGGAAACAATTGCAGGAGTTGAAGAATACAAATGGTTAGAGACTAATCCCAAAATTGTTCAGGCTTCGAAAGTGTCTGCTCGTCTTCTAAATGACATGGTTGCACGCAAg GACGAACTAAAGAAGGGGCACTGTTTATCTTGGGATTGCTACATGAAAGAACATGGAGTATCAAAAGAGAAGGCGATTgaagaaatgaagaagatggtggAAGATGCATGGAAGGATATGAATGAAGAAATAATGAAGCCTAATTCCATAGCAATGCCTCTTCTAATGACTAGTCTAAACCTTGGTCGAGTAATGGATGTAGTTTACACTGATTGTCGAGATGGATTCACCTATTCATTAAATTCTGAAGATGTCGTCAACCAATTGTTCTTCGAACAACTACCTCACTGA